One Deltaproteobacteria bacterium genomic window carries:
- a CDS encoding NUDIX hydrolase yields MRLKNIYKGKIVSLSILDLVLPNGVSTKVEVVGHPGGAAVLPVFPNGDILLLRQYRACLNQYIWEIPAGRLEKGEIPRQTVLRELQEETGFKARSIKKILSIWTTPGFCQEVIHLFVAKGLILGKCSQERDEIIETHRFSVQKIKQLLKSGKIQDGKTLVALFYYLTNF; encoded by the coding sequence ATGAGATTAAAAAATATTTATAAGGGCAAAATAGTTTCTCTTTCTATTCTTGATTTAGTTTTGCCCAACGGTGTTTCCACTAAAGTCGAAGTGGTGGGGCATCCGGGTGGAGCAGCCGTATTGCCGGTGTTTCCTAATGGTGATATTTTATTGTTGCGCCAATATAGGGCTTGTTTAAACCAATACATTTGGGAAATCCCCGCGGGTCGGTTAGAAAAGGGTGAGATTCCACGCCAAACGGTATTGCGTGAATTGCAAGAAGAAACGGGTTTCAAAGCCCGATCCATCAAAAAAATACTTTCAATCTGGACAACGCCAGGCTTTTGCCAAGAGGTCATTCATCTGTTTGTGGCCAAAGGGCTAATTTTAGGAAAATGCTCGCAAGAGCGAGACGAAATCATCGAAACCCATCGTTTCTCTGTGCAAAAAATAAAACAATTGCTTAAAAGCGGCAAGATTCAAGACGGCAAAACCTTGGTAGCCTTGTTTTATTATTTGACGAATTTCTAA